A stretch of the Hymenobacter tibetensis genome encodes the following:
- a CDS encoding efflux RND transporter permease subunit codes for MFSKFIRRPVFAIVISVVIVLMGVLAINTLPTSQFPEISPPLVMVSAAYPGASAKVLTESVLIPLEQAVNGVPGMKYMTSDAVSAGEANIQIVFNLGTDPDQAVVNVNTRIAQVLNRLPVLVQREGVVVNRVVPNMLMYVNLYSKDPHTDMKYLFNFAGVNMLPELQRLSGIGRANILGSRQYAMRIWLKPDRMRAYNISVDDVMKALDDQSVIGSPGRIGRSDGQRAEALEYVLTYQGRFNDVEQYKNVILKANSTGEILHLKDVANVELGSEFYDIYSNLNQFPSAAIVLKQTYGSNAKDVIKEVKAKLEELKKTSFPPGMDYKISYDVSNFLDASIENVIDTLRDAFILVALVVFLFLGDWRSTLIPALAVPVSLVGSFMAMQAFGLTINMITLFALVLSIGIVVDDAIVVVEAVHAKMEEEHLSPYNAVRKVLGEISGAIIAITILMTAVFVPVSFMSGPVGIFYRQFSITMATAIVISGLVALTLTPVLCAMILKNNHGQVKKKSPIQRFFDAFNRGFERLTGRYTNFLERIVDRRLVTFGILLAFGFGIFGITAKLPSGFIPSEDQGLIYAIIQTPPGSTLERTNAVSQRLAQLAKDVPGIANISTLAGYEVLTEGRGSNAGTCLIDLKPWDERKESVHDIIMALEEKAHEIPGATVEFFEPPAVPGYGAAGGFQLQLLDKTNTGDYKALEKVNEEFMAQLKKRKELAGLFTFFSADYPQYELQIDNQLAMQKGVSIGNAMNTLSIMVGSTYELGFIKYQRFFKVYVQASPEYRKLPGDILNMWAKNDKGEMVPFSAFMKIVKSQGANEINRYNMYTTASIRGGAAEGYSSGEAIKAVQEVAAKTLPRGYDIDWGGLSKDEVSRGNEAVYIFLVVLVFVYLVLAAQYESFLLPLAVIFSLPAGIFGSFLLLKLLGLANDIYAQVGLVMLVGLLGKNAVLIVEFAVQKHEEGMSVRDAAIEGAKVRFRPILMTSFAFIAGLIPLVLATGAGAIGNRTIGTSALGGMLFGTVFGVIIVPGLYYIFGTLAAGHKLIRDENEYPITEGVEPRVLIEETEPYA; via the coding sequence GGTGAACGTCAACACCCGTATTGCGCAGGTGCTGAACCGTTTGCCGGTGCTGGTGCAGCGCGAAGGCGTGGTGGTGAACCGCGTGGTGCCCAACATGCTGATGTACGTGAACTTGTACAGCAAGGACCCGCACACCGATATGAAGTACTTGTTCAACTTTGCCGGCGTGAACATGCTGCCCGAGTTGCAGCGCCTGAGCGGCATTGGCCGGGCCAACATCCTGGGCAGCCGGCAGTACGCCATGCGTATTTGGCTGAAGCCCGACCGGATGCGCGCCTACAATATCTCGGTTGATGATGTGATGAAGGCGCTGGACGACCAGAGCGTAATCGGCTCGCCGGGCCGCATTGGCCGCTCGGACGGACAGCGGGCCGAAGCCCTGGAATATGTGTTGACGTACCAAGGCCGCTTCAACGACGTGGAGCAGTACAAAAACGTTATTCTGAAGGCCAATTCTACCGGCGAGATTTTGCACCTGAAAGACGTGGCCAACGTGGAACTGGGCTCGGAGTTTTACGACATCTACTCCAACCTCAATCAGTTTCCCTCGGCGGCCATTGTGCTCAAGCAAACCTACGGCAGCAATGCCAAGGATGTGATTAAAGAGGTGAAAGCCAAGCTGGAGGAACTCAAGAAAACGTCGTTTCCGCCGGGCATGGATTACAAAATCAGCTACGACGTTTCCAACTTCCTGGACGCGTCTATCGAGAACGTAATCGACACGCTACGCGACGCCTTTATTCTGGTGGCCCTGGTGGTGTTCCTGTTCCTCGGCGACTGGCGCTCCACCCTTATTCCGGCGCTGGCTGTGCCAGTGTCGTTGGTGGGCTCGTTCATGGCCATGCAGGCGTTCGGGCTAACCATCAACATGATTACGCTGTTCGCCTTAGTGCTCTCCATTGGCATTGTGGTCGACGACGCCATTGTGGTGGTGGAAGCGGTGCACGCCAAGATGGAGGAAGAACATTTGTCGCCCTACAACGCGGTGCGTAAGGTGTTGGGTGAAATCAGCGGAGCCATCATTGCCATTACCATCCTGATGACGGCGGTGTTTGTGCCGGTGTCGTTCATGAGTGGCCCGGTGGGTATTTTCTACCGTCAGTTCTCGATTACCATGGCCACGGCCATTGTGATATCCGGCCTCGTCGCCCTGACGTTGACGCCGGTGCTGTGCGCCATGATTTTGAAAAACAACCACGGTCAGGTTAAAAAGAAAAGTCCTATTCAGCGGTTCTTTGATGCGTTCAATCGTGGCTTTGAGCGCCTCACCGGCCGTTACACCAACTTCCTGGAGCGCATAGTTGACCGTCGGCTTGTCACGTTCGGCATTCTGCTAGCCTTCGGATTTGGCATCTTCGGCATCACGGCCAAGCTGCCTTCCGGCTTCATTCCGAGCGAAGACCAGGGCCTGATTTATGCCATTATCCAGACTCCGCCCGGCTCAACGTTGGAACGGACCAACGCCGTATCGCAGCGCCTCGCGCAACTGGCCAAGGACGTACCTGGCATTGCCAATATTTCCACGCTGGCGGGCTACGAGGTGCTCACCGAGGGCCGCGGCTCCAATGCGGGTACCTGTCTGATTGACCTCAAGCCCTGGGACGAACGCAAAGAGTCGGTCCACGACATCATTATGGCGCTCGAGGAAAAAGCGCACGAGATTCCCGGCGCGACCGTGGAATTCTTCGAGCCCCCAGCAGTACCGGGCTATGGCGCGGCCGGTGGTTTTCAGCTGCAATTGCTGGATAAAACCAACACTGGTGACTACAAAGCGCTGGAGAAAGTGAACGAGGAATTCATGGCGCAGCTAAAGAAGCGCAAGGAGCTGGCTGGCTTGTTCACCTTCTTTTCAGCCGATTACCCCCAGTACGAATTGCAAATTGACAATCAGTTGGCGATGCAAAAGGGCGTAAGTATTGGCAACGCCATGAACACGCTCTCCATCATGGTGGGCAGTACCTACGAACTCGGTTTCATCAAGTACCAGCGCTTTTTCAAGGTGTACGTGCAGGCTTCGCCGGAATACCGCAAGCTGCCCGGCGACATCCTGAATATGTGGGCTAAAAACGACAAGGGCGAGATGGTGCCGTTCTCGGCCTTCATGAAAATCGTGAAGTCGCAGGGCGCCAACGAAATCAACCGCTACAACATGTACACCACTGCCTCCATCCGGGGCGGGGCCGCCGAGGGCTACAGCAGCGGCGAGGCCATTAAAGCGGTGCAGGAAGTGGCTGCCAAAACCCTGCCCCGCGGCTACGACATCGATTGGGGCGGCTTGTCGAAAGATGAAGTGTCGCGCGGCAACGAGGCGGTGTACATCTTCCTGGTGGTGCTGGTGTTCGTGTATTTGGTGCTGGCAGCGCAGTACGAAAGCTTCCTGCTGCCGCTAGCGGTTATCTTCTCGCTGCCGGCGGGCATCTTCGGGTCGTTCCTGCTGCTCAAGCTGCTGGGGTTGGCCAACGACATTTATGCGCAGGTTGGGTTGGTGATGCTGGTGGGCTTGCTAGGTAAAAACGCCGTGCTGATCGTAGAATTCGCCGTGCAGAAGCACGAGGAAGGCATGTCGGTCCGCGACGCGGCCATTGAAGGCGCCAAGGTGCGTTTCCGCCCGATTCTGATGACTTCTTTCGCCTTCATTGCCGGCCTGATTCCGCTGGTACTAGCCACCGGAGCTGGGGCTATTGGCAACCGCACCATTGGCACGTCGGCGCTCGGCGGTATGCTGTTCGGTACCGTGTTCGGGGTGATTATCGTGCCCGGCCTCTACTACATCTTCGGCACCCTGGCAGCAGGCCACAAGCTGATCCGGGACGAAAACGAATATCCAATTACGGAGGGGGTTGAGCCCCGCGTATTAATCGAAGAAACCGAGCCGTATGCGTAA
- a CDS encoding TolC family protein: MRKKRLYQCLSAVGLALAMAGCKMPELAVKTENRQVPARYSSTQDTTNAAQVRWKEFFTDPNLAALIDTALQHNQELNIALQEIQIARNEVQIRKGEYLPFVGLGAKAEAEKPGRYTLQGATEENINIKPDHRTPEPLPNFQLGAFASWEVDIWHKLHNARKSAALRYLASVEGRNFTVTNLIAEIANSYYELLALDNQLAIVKQNIEIQSNALQLVRLQKESARTTELAVQRFEAQVHNTRSLQYNIQQRITETENQLNFLTGRYPGPIARNDASFNDLVPTVVQAGVPAQLLQNRPDIRQAEQQLLAAKLDVQVARANFYPSLRITGAAGFEAFKPGLLFTTPESMLYSLAGELVAPLVNRNGIKAVYGSANAVQTQAAYNYERTVLNAYVEVSNQLANINNLEKSYGEKAQEVQALNQSTVISNSLFRSARADYTEVLFTQRDALESKFDLVETKMKQLNATVNVYRALGGGWN, translated from the coding sequence ATGCGTAAGAAACGCCTATATCAATGCCTGAGCGCAGTTGGCTTGGCCCTCGCAATGGCCGGCTGTAAAATGCCGGAACTGGCCGTGAAAACCGAAAACCGCCAGGTGCCCGCCCGCTACAGCAGCACCCAGGACACCACCAATGCCGCCCAAGTGCGGTGGAAGGAATTTTTCACCGATCCTAATTTGGCCGCCCTGATTGATACCGCCCTGCAACACAACCAGGAGCTGAACATTGCGCTGCAGGAAATTCAGATTGCCCGCAACGAAGTGCAAATCAGAAAAGGCGAGTACTTGCCCTTCGTGGGCTTGGGCGCCAAGGCCGAAGCGGAAAAGCCCGGTCGCTACACGCTGCAGGGAGCAACCGAAGAGAACATCAACATCAAGCCCGACCACCGCACGCCCGAGCCGTTGCCCAACTTCCAGTTAGGTGCTTTTGCCAGTTGGGAAGTGGATATCTGGCACAAGCTGCACAACGCTCGTAAGTCCGCGGCCCTGCGGTATCTGGCGAGCGTGGAAGGGCGGAACTTCACGGTCACCAACCTGATTGCTGAAATTGCCAACTCGTACTACGAACTGTTGGCGCTCGACAATCAACTGGCCATCGTCAAGCAGAACATCGAGATTCAAAGCAATGCGCTGCAGCTGGTACGACTGCAGAAAGAGTCGGCGCGAACCACCGAACTGGCAGTACAACGCTTTGAGGCCCAGGTGCACAACACCCGTAGCCTGCAGTACAACATTCAGCAGCGCATCACGGAAACCGAAAACCAACTCAACTTCCTGACGGGCCGGTACCCCGGGCCCATTGCCCGCAACGACGCCTCGTTCAATGACCTGGTTCCGACCGTTGTGCAGGCCGGGGTTCCCGCGCAGCTCTTGCAAAACCGGCCCGATATTCGGCAGGCGGAACAGCAGCTGCTAGCAGCTAAGCTGGACGTGCAAGTGGCCCGCGCCAACTTCTATCCGTCGTTGCGCATCACTGGGGCTGCGGGCTTCGAGGCGTTCAAGCCGGGCTTGCTGTTCACCACGCCCGAATCCATGCTCTACTCGTTGGCCGGCGAGTTGGTGGCGCCCTTGGTGAACCGCAACGGCATAAAAGCGGTGTACGGCAGTGCTAATGCCGTGCAGACCCAGGCAGCCTACAACTACGAGCGGACCGTGCTCAACGCCTACGTGGAGGTGTCCAACCAACTAGCTAACATCAACAACCTGGAAAAGAGCTACGGCGAGAAAGCCCAGGAAGTGCAAGCCCTCAACCAGTCCACCGTCATTTCAAACAGCCTCTTTCGCTCGGCCCGCGCTGATTACACTGAGGTGCTGTTCACCCAACGCGACGCCTTGGAATCGAAGTTCGATTTGGTGGAAACCAAAATGAAGCAACTCAACGCCACTGTCAATGTATACCGGGCCTTGGGCGGCGGCTGGAATTAG
- a CDS encoding alpha/beta fold hydrolase: MDRLKRNNVTVSGSGEQAMVFVHGFGCDQHMWRLVAPQFKADYRVVLLDLVGAGKSDLAAYHPTRYSSLSAHAEDLLAVLHELDLYNVVLVGHSVGATIAMLAAIQEPARIAQLILVAPSPRFLNDAGYTGGFEPADIEELLEAMNNNYLGWSGAITPVIMGHPDRPELATELNNSFCSTDPTIARHFARVTFLADNRADLALVRTPSLILQCANDTLAPQAVGTFLHQKLADSQLVVLDTSGHCPHLSAPHATTAAMQHFLRSKPTAHHE, from the coding sequence ATGGATAGGTTGAAACGCAATAACGTGACTGTTTCCGGGTCAGGAGAACAGGCGATGGTATTTGTGCACGGATTTGGCTGCGACCAGCACATGTGGCGGTTGGTAGCTCCCCAGTTTAAAGCAGATTATCGGGTCGTACTCTTGGATTTGGTTGGGGCAGGCAAATCCGACTTAGCTGCCTACCATCCAACTCGCTACAGTTCGCTGTCTGCCCACGCCGAAGACTTACTGGCAGTGCTGCACGAATTAGATCTGTATAACGTCGTGCTGGTGGGGCACTCTGTAGGGGCTACCATTGCAATGTTGGCGGCCATTCAGGAGCCAGCGCGCATCGCCCAGTTGATTTTAGTGGCTCCTTCGCCGCGTTTCCTCAATGATGCCGGGTACACGGGCGGTTTCGAGCCGGCTGACATCGAGGAATTGCTGGAAGCCATGAACAACAATTATTTGGGCTGGTCGGGGGCTATAACGCCGGTAATCATGGGCCACCCCGACCGGCCTGAACTGGCCACCGAGTTGAACAACAGCTTTTGTAGCACCGACCCAACCATCGCCCGGCACTTCGCCCGCGTTACGTTCTTGGCCGATAACCGGGCCGATTTAGCTTTGGTGCGCACCCCAAGCTTAATTCTGCAATGCGCAAACGACACGCTCGCCCCGCAAGCAGTTGGCACGTTTTTGCACCAGAAGCTAGCTGATAGCCAGTTAGTGGTACTCGACACTTCAGGCCACTGCCCGCACCTAAGTGCCCCACATGCCACCACTGCTGCCATGCAGCATTTTCTGCGTTCCAAGCCCACTGCCCATCATGAGTGA
- a CDS encoding PAS domain-containing sensor histidine kinase, with the protein MSDVDNAGRSEHDGQLPKENLNDFYEHAPCGYCSCLPDGVLVKVNQTLLDWLGYTRQDLVARQDFQQLLTIGGRLHYETYCVPLLLLQGQVREISYQLRRKDGSTLPVLMNAVLLRATDGQPLGSRITLFDITDRRKFEQELLRAKSEAEEQREQLARANEQLLAKNEELLRINADLDSFVYTASHDLKQPIDNIAGLFAELKNTATFHDQAAASMVGMFEEALRQILGTISDLTAVVQQQRELKLAPEEVLALQPITEEIISSLQAKGGKGTFMLDFNAVPTLRTARPILHVLLYNLLSNALKYADASRHPYIKVYTVLLDTTIVLCVQDNGRGIDLKRHGQELFQLFRRFHPEVAGSGMGLYLVNRLVHQVGGRVEVHSTVGKGTTFRVHLPQ; encoded by the coding sequence ATGAGTGATGTCGACAATGCAGGCCGCTCGGAACACGACGGGCAGCTACCCAAGGAAAACCTCAACGACTTCTACGAGCACGCTCCCTGCGGCTACTGCTCCTGCCTGCCCGATGGAGTACTGGTAAAAGTCAACCAGACCCTACTCGACTGGTTGGGCTACACGCGGCAGGACTTGGTGGCTCGCCAAGATTTCCAGCAGTTGCTTACCATTGGCGGCCGTCTGCATTACGAAACATACTGTGTACCCTTGCTGCTTTTGCAGGGGCAGGTTCGGGAAATCAGCTACCAGTTGCGGCGCAAGGACGGTAGCACGCTGCCCGTGTTGATGAACGCAGTGCTGCTGCGCGCTACCGACGGGCAGCCTTTGGGGTCACGCATAACCCTATTCGACATAACGGACCGCCGTAAATTCGAGCAGGAGCTACTGCGGGCCAAATCCGAGGCCGAAGAACAGCGTGAGCAACTAGCCCGCGCCAACGAACAACTCTTAGCTAAAAACGAAGAGCTGCTTCGCATCAATGCCGACCTTGACAGTTTCGTGTACACGGCTTCTCATGATCTAAAACAACCCATCGACAACATAGCCGGGTTGTTTGCTGAACTCAAGAACACGGCTACTTTTCACGACCAAGCTGCGGCCAGCATGGTAGGCATGTTTGAGGAAGCACTCCGACAGATTTTGGGCACTATCTCGGATCTTACGGCAGTGGTGCAACAGCAGCGCGAACTGAAGCTAGCTCCTGAAGAAGTACTCGCGCTACAGCCTATTACCGAGGAGATTATCAGCAGCTTGCAGGCCAAGGGAGGTAAGGGCACATTCATGCTCGATTTCAATGCAGTGCCCACATTGCGAACAGCACGGCCTATTCTGCACGTCCTGCTTTACAACTTGCTCAGCAACGCCCTAAAATATGCCGATGCTAGCCGTCACCCCTACATCAAGGTCTATACGGTCCTGCTTGACACCACCATTGTGCTTTGCGTGCAAGACAACGGACGGGGCATTGACTTGAAGCGCCATGGACAGGAGCTGTTTCAATTATTTCGCCGTTTTCACCCGGAGGTGGCAGGGTCGGGCATGGGATTGTACTTGGTTAATCGTCTGGTCCATCAGGTAGGGGGACGCGTTGAGGTGCATAGCACAGTAGGAAAAGGCACTACTTTCCGGGTGCACTTACCTCAGTAG
- a CDS encoding replication initiation protein: MQTDLFSHEASDSVSKLVVQRNDLVNARFALTTLEMRLFMAMLARINREDTEFHELRIPVTEVVALSGRRPSSNDYQQLKDMCALLASRVIYIERPSRKKRAGKILDEAPSFSNTPLMAYADYSSEERALIVRFNDRVREHLLQLNDGNFTQAQLMQLLKLKSAHSYRIYWLLKQYGSFGTRTISVDELKRVLDLEGQYKQFPLFKLRVLDRARHELSQTNLAFEYDLLRGKNNSVEEIRFRFAAVASEVLLPSLPATAEWQKALLEAGVSASSIASVGELIDKGEVEPGYVQYVVHQQRSKNSQGKIKSLAGAVFTAITKGHLVEDYRKALQQRQKTTSRKPVVAPEQLIRYRLTEAQEAFEVMRRKNTAKGATFEENLQLVYLSQGFRRQQDAQGVEWLIKEA, translated from the coding sequence ATGCAGACAGACCTATTCAGCCATGAAGCCTCTGATTCAGTTAGCAAGCTGGTGGTGCAGCGCAATGACCTGGTCAATGCCCGGTTCGCACTAACCACGCTGGAGATGCGGTTGTTTATGGCCATGCTAGCGCGCATCAACCGCGAGGATACCGAGTTCCATGAACTTCGTATTCCAGTAACCGAAGTGGTGGCTCTTTCGGGCCGGCGACCTAGCAGCAACGATTATCAGCAACTCAAAGATATGTGCGCCTTGCTGGCGTCGCGGGTGATTTACATTGAACGTCCCAGCAGAAAAAAGCGGGCCGGGAAGATACTGGATGAAGCTCCTAGCTTCTCCAACACACCCTTGATGGCCTACGCCGACTACAGCAGCGAGGAACGAGCCTTGATTGTACGCTTCAACGACCGAGTGCGTGAGCACCTATTGCAACTCAACGACGGCAACTTCACCCAGGCCCAGTTGATGCAATTGCTCAAACTCAAGAGCGCCCACTCCTACCGCATCTATTGGCTGCTCAAACAGTACGGCAGCTTCGGCACGCGCACTATCAGCGTAGATGAACTCAAGCGGGTGCTAGATTTGGAAGGCCAATACAAACAGTTTCCTCTCTTCAAACTGCGTGTGCTAGACCGAGCTCGGCACGAGTTATCCCAAACCAACTTGGCCTTTGAATATGACTTGCTGCGAGGCAAAAACAACAGCGTCGAGGAGATTCGCTTTCGTTTTGCGGCCGTCGCCAGCGAGGTTTTGTTGCCTTCGCTGCCTGCTACCGCAGAATGGCAAAAAGCCTTACTGGAAGCAGGTGTTTCGGCCAGTAGCATTGCCTCGGTGGGTGAGCTCATCGACAAAGGTGAGGTAGAGCCTGGCTACGTGCAGTATGTCGTGCACCAGCAGCGCTCCAAGAACAGCCAAGGAAAAATCAAAAGTTTGGCTGGAGCAGTCTTTACGGCCATTACGAAGGGGCATTTGGTGGAGGACTACCGCAAGGCCTTGCAGCAGCGGCAGAAAACAACCAGCCGCAAGCCCGTAGTTGCCCCAGAGCAATTGATTCGATACCGGCTAACGGAAGCGCAAGAAGCCTTTGAGGTAATGCGCCGCAAGAACACTGCTAAAGGGGCAACCTTCGAAGAAAATCTGCAGCTAGTTTACTTGTCGCAAGGATTTCGTCGACAGCAGGATGCCCAAGGAGTTGAATGGTTGATCAAAGAAGCGTAG
- a CDS encoding ParA family protein produces the protein MRTLCFSNNKGGVGKTTSALNVGLALARRGYRVLFCDCDPQRSLTISFEGADIPEHVGMLLMRKGEFSLNDIHAVVRPVGDNVDLLPASAEMEANEAQLPGWDAEHSTRLADILDMVAPEYDYCIIDTKGSIGTLTWIALAATNLLYIPVDPEFYGFEGLTNLINTCTRLRRRINPSLQIGGIFFTKYSPSYRSRLRHDVVDLIKEHYGKDVPVFETTIRQSTAIPNSQMAGTGLFDYAPDSTGAEDYDALTNEILQHLSHGN, from the coding sequence ATGCGAACACTATGCTTTTCCAACAACAAAGGGGGAGTCGGTAAAACTACCTCGGCCCTGAATGTCGGCTTGGCCTTGGCCCGTCGGGGATACCGGGTTTTATTCTGCGACTGTGATCCGCAGCGCAGCCTAACCATTTCATTTGAAGGAGCCGACATTCCCGAGCACGTCGGGATGCTGCTTATGCGGAAGGGGGAATTCAGCCTAAACGATATTCACGCTGTTGTTCGCCCTGTGGGCGACAACGTGGACCTGTTGCCGGCCAGTGCCGAGATGGAAGCCAATGAGGCTCAGCTTCCGGGATGGGATGCTGAGCATTCCACCCGGCTGGCCGACATACTGGATATGGTGGCGCCGGAATACGATTACTGCATCATCGACACAAAAGGTAGCATCGGTACCCTAACCTGGATTGCCCTCGCCGCTACCAACCTGCTGTATATTCCGGTGGACCCGGAGTTCTATGGCTTTGAAGGGTTAACCAACCTGATCAACACATGCACCCGCCTGCGCCGCCGGATTAATCCTTCCCTGCAGATAGGAGGAATATTTTTCACCAAGTACTCTCCAAGCTACCGCTCGCGGCTGCGTCATGATGTCGTGGATCTAATCAAAGAGCACTACGGCAAAGATGTGCCGGTATTCGAGACCACCATCCGGCAGAGCACCGCTATTCCTAACTCCCAGATGGCAGGTACCGGACTGTTCGACTATGCTCCCGATTCCACGGGTGCCGAAGATTATGATGCCCTAACCAACGAAATTCTACAGCACCTCTCCCATGGCAACTAA
- a CDS encoding aldo/keto reductase → MTTIQEVALGRQGLHVSAQGLGCMGMSGFAGGTIYGATDDTESIATIRRAQELGVTMLDTADVYGPFTNEKLVGQAIAGQRAHYTLATKFGFEIGPDGNWNGRYNGRPDYVRTAIERSLRNLGTDYVDLYYLHRLDPATPIEETVGAMSRLVEEGKVRYLGLSEVPTDILRRAHAVHPITALETEYSLFDRGVEENGVLAATRELGIGFVGYSPLGRGFLSGEIKTPDDFEATDSRRMFPRYQGENFYKNLELVEKLRTLAAAKGVSSAQLALAWVLAQGVVAIPGTKRRTYLEANVAAASLTFSSTELAELEAMLPVGSVVGGAYPEGM, encoded by the coding sequence ATGACCACAATTCAAGAAGTTGCTTTGGGCCGCCAAGGCCTACACGTTTCAGCACAGGGCCTCGGTTGCATGGGCATGTCGGGCTTTGCGGGCGGCACCATCTACGGCGCCACCGATGACACCGAAAGCATAGCTACCATTCGGCGGGCCCAGGAACTGGGCGTAACCATGCTCGATACGGCCGATGTGTATGGCCCTTTCACCAACGAGAAGTTGGTAGGCCAGGCCATTGCCGGGCAGCGCGCGCACTACACCTTAGCTACCAAGTTTGGCTTCGAAATCGGTCCAGATGGCAACTGGAACGGGCGTTATAATGGCCGGCCTGACTACGTGCGCACGGCCATCGAACGTTCCTTGCGCAACTTGGGCACCGACTACGTTGACTTGTACTATCTGCACCGCCTGGACCCCGCAACGCCCATCGAGGAAACCGTAGGGGCTATGAGCCGGTTGGTGGAGGAAGGGAAAGTACGCTACCTAGGTCTCTCCGAGGTGCCCACGGACATCCTGCGCCGAGCGCACGCAGTGCACCCCATCACAGCTTTGGAAACCGAGTATTCCCTCTTCGACCGGGGAGTGGAGGAAAACGGCGTGCTAGCGGCTACTCGCGAATTAGGTATCGGCTTTGTAGGCTATTCGCCGTTGGGCCGAGGCTTTCTGTCGGGCGAAATCAAAACCCCCGATGATTTCGAGGCAACCGACTCCCGGCGGATGTTTCCGCGCTACCAAGGCGAAAACTTCTACAAGAACCTTGAATTGGTTGAGAAGCTCAGGACCCTGGCCGCTGCCAAGGGAGTGAGTTCCGCACAGTTGGCCTTAGCCTGGGTATTAGCGCAGGGCGTGGTAGCTATTCCCGGCACCAAGCGCCGCACGTACCTAGAAGCAAACGTAGCCGCCGCTAGCCTTACATTCAGTTCCACTGAACTAGCCGAACTAGAAGCTATGCTACCCGTGGGCAGCGTGGTAGGTGGGGCTTACCCGGAGGGCATGTAA
- a CDS encoding helix-turn-helix domain-containing protein — protein sequence MKLAPKDFCVLATVTEYTRFYDLPAPAHPLLTVIDLSKVRENVGPEAVAKALTPAVRQLYSMSLKRNMKEAALRYGHQKYDFSEGVLSFLAPGQGCWVQREEDVASLSEMDGWMLLFHPDLMARHPLGQKMASYTFFSYDVHEALHLSAQEEQTLSSLLQVLQQEYERPIDAFSQDVLVSQLEVLLNYANRFYHRQFLTRRTPEHDMLGRFEVLLLGYFAQDGQLPLPTVQYFADALHVSPAYLSDMLRTLTGQNTQQHIHNRLIEKAKQLLLTTSLSVNETAFQLGFEYPHYFSRLFKSKTGLSPAAFRISAQ from the coding sequence ATGAAACTGGCTCCCAAGGATTTTTGCGTGTTGGCTACTGTAACGGAATACACGCGTTTCTACGATTTGCCTGCTCCGGCTCACCCGCTGCTCACAGTAATTGATTTAAGCAAGGTGCGTGAGAACGTAGGCCCCGAGGCAGTAGCTAAAGCTCTAACCCCCGCGGTGCGGCAGCTCTACAGTATGTCGTTGAAGCGGAATATGAAAGAGGCTGCTTTGCGCTATGGCCATCAGAAGTACGATTTCAGCGAAGGTGTTTTAAGCTTTCTGGCACCCGGCCAGGGATGTTGGGTGCAACGAGAAGAAGACGTGGCTAGCTTAAGCGAAATGGATGGCTGGATGCTACTATTTCATCCCGATTTGATGGCTCGCCACCCCTTAGGCCAGAAAATGGCTAGCTACACCTTCTTCTCTTATGATGTGCACGAGGCACTACATCTGTCGGCGCAAGAAGAGCAGACCCTTAGTAGCTTATTGCAGGTGTTGCAGCAAGAATACGAGCGGCCCATCGACGCGTTCAGCCAGGACGTGCTGGTGTCACAACTCGAGGTATTGCTTAACTACGCCAACCGGTTTTACCACCGCCAGTTTCTGACCCGGCGTACGCCCGAGCACGACATGCTGGGACGGTTCGAGGTGCTCCTGTTGGGTTATTTCGCTCAGGATGGCCAACTGCCGTTGCCTACGGTGCAGTATTTCGCCGATGCGCTGCACGTGTCGCCTGCTTATTTGAGCGACATGCTGCGCACCCTCACCGGACAGAACACCCAGCAGCACATTCACAACCGATTGATTGAGAAAGCCAAACAGCTGCTGCTCACTACTTCGCTTTCGGTGAATGAAACAGCGTTTCAGCTAGGGTTTGAGTATCCTCACTATTTCAGCCGACTGTTCAAAAGTAAGACGGGCCTGAGCCCCGCCGCCTTCCGCATCTCAGCGCAGTAA